One Gossypium hirsutum isolate 1008001.06 chromosome A11, Gossypium_hirsutum_v2.1, whole genome shotgun sequence genomic window carries:
- the LOC121209492 gene encoding uncharacterized protein isoform X1 → MKESQSHQQDSEWWPQQEGERIHLLHLLRVRLLFNKEKKENPWRHSRFCTRFFMYLINRSNQTGTKRHHSHTFRNVKELENAGIRLKASETSCLTDISFNSIFFVRNLWLPPVIVDDSTMNLIAYEMCPDFYNNFTVTSYMGFLVSLINEAENVQELRDAGVLHNRLTSDEEVVKLFNKMNTDLVPSPMIYSYVKQQIHNHRENMWSKYPAQAFHTCFRTRWTFFAFVGAIATLFVSSLQTHYTIHQPK, encoded by the exons ATGAAAGAGTCACAATCACATCAGCAGGACAG TGAATGGTGGCCGCAGCAAGAAGGAGAGCGAATTCACTTATTGCATCTACTACGAGTAAGACTCCTtttcaataaagaaaaaaaagaaaatccatGGCGGCATTCTAGGTTTTGCACTCGATTTTTCATGTACTTGATAAATCGCAGCAACCAAACAGGAACAAAACGGCACCATTCACACACCTTTCGTAACGTAAAAGAGCTTGAAAACGCCGGGATAAGGTTAAAAGCAAGCGAAACAAGTTGTTTAACCGACATCAGTTTCAACAGTATCTTCTTCGTCAGAAATTTATGGTTGCCGCCGGTCATCGTCGATGATTCAACCATGAACTTAATAGCTTACGAAATGTGTCCGGATTTCTACAACAATTTCACCGTCACTTCATATATGGGTTTCCTTGTTTCATTGATCAATGAAGCCGAAAATGTTCAGGAACTGAGAGACGCCGGCGTACTACACAATAGATTGACGAGTGATGAAGAAGTGGTTAAGCTTTTCAATAAGATGAACACTGATTTGGTTCCTAGTCCGATGATTTACAGTTACGTTAAACAGCAAATACATAATCATCGTGAGAATATGTGGAGTAAATATCCAGCTCAAGCTTTTCATACTTGTTTTAGGACTCGTTGGACGTTTTTCGCATTTGTGGGTGCCATTGCTACactttttgtttcttctttgcaGACTCATTATACCATACATCAACCAAAGTAA